AGGACTAATCCAGCCAGGCCAAACAGAGACAGTGATTGGTTGTCTGAACGAGCAGGCACCGATGCAACTTTTATACACGCTCATGCGCTCGCCGCGATCGTGCGAGCCAGGCCTGGCAGAAACAGCCGATTCTCACGTTTCGTCAAAGCCTGGCTGCGGAGGGGCGTTTCGTTTGCACGCGGAGAGCCTGGCCCGATAGCAGATGCACGCAACCAAACAGCCACTCGCTGCATCCCCAGAGCCTGGTTCAGCAACTTGCAAGCAACCAATCAGGCCATAAGACCCTAGTGCTCAAACAGCTGAACATAATTCCTTGATGGATGAGGATGCCATCACCAGCTCAATATCCCACCTGCAACTTCAATTTTTATCGTAGGAATAAACCCAAGAATTTTTTATCGTTTTCGTCAGATTTGGTAAAACTTTAACTGAATCGGTGAATAGCAGTCAACGTTTAGCCGCAGTGACACTTATGCAGTCATGCTCTGAGCTGCTAGCCTGTGCTGCCTGCTGGTCAGCCGGCGCTTTGCAGGCCCTTAGTGGGTCGGGTCAGGTTCTTGGTTGGCCCACCGAATTATCTCCCGCctggcggttttttcttttttatattttttaaaaataaaaatttcaaaaatatatgtctgttttgaaatatttcaaaaatacccccggtcgcctccccatagggcgacaggtcttaagtgtaattttttttcttcaaattcacaatgaggtccctggaaaaaaaaaggccctgtcgccccaccaacgggcgacaggggcctgtcgcccacccctggggcgacaggggcctgtcgcccgttggggggcgacagggtccctctCTTTTTATAAACCCTGGCCGCCATATGCCGCCATtctctttgtcatttgagcccaaaaattcaggaaaaaagctGGAGTGCTTGCCGTGTTGttacatctttttgaaatggtggaagagcACTACAATTGGGTCACgtttgtctgggcaaagaatgcgacatttgggaaacccgtgatcgccgtgctgagtagTGGCAAcatgtgatctcgtactcgcagttagatacactatggttcctattttgagctattcgagcgtgtagtcggcatcatcgtcggcaggatctgggccgctaactcctaccgcacataacttgtccttcattaaatcacggaaaaaaatcgcaagaacttcccttatttcacgagcattatggaacctagaaacataataagttcacatcaatagtatgtatagaaacaaatgacaagtaaactagcacaatcataaacatcggatacaaataagcgggtccacagctatctcattacaaataaacatcagagatacaaacatcaggtatatctaaccacccctagggcgtcggaccctcttagccctctgctgggcacggacatgaccctcggagtaggtgagaacatccggagacctcacctgtcgctcaggacgcgcaaggggttgcggtgtctgctgctgagagatcccaagtggtgctcctcctagctgtgaataccccaagacatcggggtcaccttgcgcggcagcctcttctggactcaagctgtcgaagtcgtctaaggtgaaggtctcgttatctggtcgaaaggaggaagaagaaggtctggcgcccgcatgggggtagaatcctacgcaaaaaatgtggatgttagcgtacgctcgtatattttgtcatgacatgtagaaaccgaaatacgaaacataaactaacatgtgtaggccggtatctgtggccccggtaccatccctggatacggtccgccaactggtgctgtccctctaaacattccagtatggccgaatgcagtagctggatcgtatcctgtatgtgatattagtaaatatgtaggaacacttgatctaattttaaagagatatgtacgttacctgcacttgggaagaactgcgacgtcggcccgtgcacggtcgacggacacgggaacgacgacgaggcctgagacgacccgtggctgtcttcgtactgcacacggcttccgaagttgtgcactacctgacgcaactgatcacgctgcctcgaccatgcctctgtctgctcaaactgggtcattggggatccggcacgtaccctcgtcaagtaagtcgagcagtccgtctccatcatgttgcaaaggcgaagctgcatccattcagtaaaggtacagttacaaacacatgaattatcttatgaatatgattatatatatatatatatgcaaatatgatcaagagactcaccgcgccagctagtgcctccacgtggtgtcgggcatagccatcctgaggcctcgcctggtgtggctgcgggtgagtgtcaacaaaaaccagacgagcccgagtccggggtaagtaccaggtgaggtaagccctaaaggagctgtctgtgtgtggtcctgttggatggaccaagtgctcgtctgcctgttcccattggtccacccacggctggatcttggtgagccaatcatcagagcatggcaagccactccttgacaacctacaaagtggaccacgaagaatcgttagattcgacacgaatgtatgagccaagttcattcataattacctgtggtcctggcaaCTGACACggtccaacgcggtgggcaccggaaactcctggcgctgcccaaactgtctcctgactctccaggggcaatatgcctcaaccgcgatgtcataaaccaggacggcggaagtaagccacaggctcgcattcgcggagcagtgcgaagacaggcctgctggtgcatgggtagccacagcctctgggctgtaaggctcccagacaacgtcctcgggcgtcagcatgtcgagctctgaaacaaactcaggatatgcgcgtctaacctgcgcatgcgcccaggacctctgcattcggaATAAGTAACATTAAtagtgcgctaatgcatcatgtaacaatgaataacaaaattagatgtataagaacgtacctgacgccagatccagatagttcccatagtgggcctctcgtccttctcttcgccgtacatgcccccgtggtaaggctcgtggctgaccaggggccgaccaacggctagcctctcgtacgaccaaagctgtagcagtagtgggcaccctgccaagatagcgttcccatgtgtcttcatgcagccgtcgcagagtccacggtaagtggctgcaagtaccgcctcaccccagctgtagggcggtacgtcctcgtccccatctgcaatctcccgtgcatacggaaggagaatcctatcgaccgagttgccatgagtgttgttgaacatgatgtaaccaaacaaccaaagtaggtacgcctccagcgatctggtcacactgtactcgtctgcatccgcagccaacagggcaggctgcataaacaattaagattaatggtttcaactgtcaatggaacatgtgaattgtaacaattaaatttatatatggaatgaatacgtactgtaaactgtagcaaccaggtcttcgaaggacctgctgctcgcgggtgcgggttgatcggacctacttcttccacgcggtcaaccagggcaaaacgggcctccagctcatccttccacgaggccgccaccacacgcggacctacatcctccccgacgatagggaggccgaggaggtaggccacgtcctgcaacgtaggagtcatctccccacacgggaggtggaacgtgtgtctccggcctccatctgtcaacgagcgccatcaggagggatcggtcgagctgaataggcccaacctcgacaagacggctcagagtcagtagaccggcctcacgtaacctgaaaataaacaaaattgtcgaaacaaaggaataccgacgaatacataagtgataaacaataatatttcattacataccggtcacaccaatcgtggtgtatagagatcgcctccccgggtggacgaggacgtagcacctctagggctcggtgctcaacagctgcaaagtaagacctgtggctcgagtcgatcactgggtctagcaaggagtccatctccatacctgcattcaaaaatatatgagaacacataggtaaatatatatttcatacaaactggacacgtAGGTACAATAAtagttcattacatacctgtaatatttcattactacatattacaaataatgaaatacaattgtggatcatgacaccgaatgccttccacgatcAATTCTCGctgatgctcgtctgaacgtaggaggtgctccatctctgggatttccggaaggaccgacgtcagcagcatcgtgaagtgcattctgaggacacttcttgtagttgtgactcaatgatccacattggctgcaacgtttttgtgccttgcttgcttccgactcgtccataccattccgaatacgacgtgtctgacggcggcctttgcctttcttaatggctggatcaggaataaacatcttattctcattatcctgagtgaaaggccccacaattccaatcccgtatacctcatgtccccaggtggatacagctgcttccttgctgaagtacggtgaaacaaatactcctggctgcaacgcagactctgcacatgccgtaatgagatgggagcatggcaaatgcaataacttaggcttcatgcaggagcagaaggctttgccatcaactgtaatcaagctctcctgtaccaccctatctctacggataccacggccacttctatccttgcatagaacctcaaatctatgctccattgtacctgtcgatatgacgcggtgcagtttggccttttcaatcttctcttgcatatattgtgtcattcttttgcaaaactgaatttgggggttgctgatgtttatgcttgcagccgtgtaacgctctctaaaatacttcatgcacccatacatgatgaactcaacaatttccacaagaggaaaggcacgacaagaacgcataatcatattgaaacactctgcatggttcgttgtctgaatatcataccgtattccgttggtatcataaaggaatgaccatttctccttaggtgcacctcgaatccaatgtgaaaatggcttctcaattgaatccctagcctctgcagcctaactcgtgcctgctcctgatgcccttaccttcactagctctgcagtcaactgatcaagaatctgccataatgcattgaattttctctattgattttgggtgcacaacatcttaaacaggttcttaagatccttgttcttaaagtgctcatagaagtttgcacccatatgcctaatgcaccacctgttttggacatcgggccacaatggaggcgttgtcgcagttccacattgcaatttcaatattgattgcaggatacctgcatgcctatcactaataaggcacacatctgggcgtgcagcaacaacatgaatcttcactcgttcaaggaaccaataccaactgtctatattctcattctcaacaaatgcaaatgcgagcggaactatttggttgttgcaatctacaccgattgcggtgagtatctgacctttataccttccagtcagaaatgtgccatcaatgcagatcaccggaagacaaaactgaaatgctcgaacacaagcacctatgcaaaagaaggctcgttgcataattctttgtcccctagtcacggctggtacgagatATGTATGATAAATGCtttcaggatttctagcagcaacctgggataacatacgaggtaagttatcatatgatgcctcgtatgtgccgaaccgcatctcgaacacccttttgTTTAGCcctccatgccttcaaataactgatggtgtactggtaagtctgctcaatgtgtcgaacaatcatttttgccTCATAAttaaggttgtccataataaacccatacatttgctttgtaacaaagtcgcatgatatattgcgatgcgagggaagaacttctgacagcaaacaagtgtgctctgtgacaatagaacatttccagttggacttccattttcccttgaatgcatgtactcgccatggacattcatcattcacacacttcacctcatattctttactgccaaactttacgactctgaattctcgtttcaatgatattgcccatagtctcacaacattttttacggcttcaatgtttggatatgttgcaccttgcactacctcattccctccgTACTCCCACttctgatttcgtacatcttctgcgagatgactgccaaaaccatgctccttccacttttttggcaatgagtactgctcgtcatcagatgagccctcatattcttccatctctattgcggtttggtcttctgcctccatctcgtccacaatgctatgtatcctctctccctcatcagcaaggccctgtggtcccatgttttggttctctgtctcttctgactcatcttgctcaacataattggtctctcttcgaatactcggagttccttgatctgcacaatgttggatttcattttgtgtcttctcccggatttgaacaagaatggccagaggccacccacactctagagctgcttgcatgtacttctgccagtcatcagtgctgtgtatcatcatcaattcccataattcactttctacctcccaattaacaagagactggacagtgatcacatgtgtcaacggatcaacatggaacccacgctgcagccacttacatatggaaccaaaactcctttccagaggtttatctatgccgctagatgtgcgcttaaaggcagaaagatttactccatttggcccatacataacattgtattcaccataaaatacttgaaactgcatcttcctcaacatatctgtatatcacataatacttatcgagttatactctttacttcactaccttattcaataatccgtaaaaactaagtatgaaattcaactacaacgtataagtattcataactacgtgatgacactcaaattctatattgcatatgccaaattctattctaaatcataattaatttataaacacgtctctaatagtactgcaattgtaataataaatgcgtagaactaattttctaaactaatttattactacgtaactacaaactaaagtatcattaaactcctacttaaatggttctactatagcactaattaaattaaattactcacccctacttaaattactcatacttaaatacgtagtacttaaatataacaatatataaactaaatgtactaacctgcagatcacaagtgctgaatccggcagggcttcgccgctttccttctcctcacttttctctttttttctggatttttagtggAATTTTCggactcaaatgaggagggaaggggaggggtggAGCTTATATAGGGGGTCATGACCCGGTCAcccggggggcgacaggcccccctgtcgcccgcctgccgcgcccgtggggggcgacatagcttttttttttcccagggacctcattgcgaatttgaagaaaaaaattacacttaaggcgGTCGCCCTATGgaagggcgaccgggggtatttttgaaatatttcaaaacggacatatatttttgaaatttttatttttaaaaaatataaaaaagaaaaaaccactCCCACCTGGTCAACTCCACTCCTTCCACCCGACTGCTTGTCCCTACTCCCTTCCAGCATCCAAAGCGCGCGCGACGTGCTCGACGGAATGCGCCAGCGAGATGGATGGGCTACGGCAGCGCACCGGCACGGTCGTGCGCGGCGGTGGCACGCGCGTAGCTAGGCACACCGGTGACGATAGCGGAGATGGCTTACCCGTGTAGTGTTATTTGCATCCTCATCTGCTCTTCTTCAATGCTGCAGGTTTGGACGCACTGGTGGTTCGCTTTGGCGGCGGGGCGCCGTCTCGCTCTGCACAAGCCTCCAGGAGGTGAGCATTGGTTGGTTACAGGAAACGCGACAGCTAACTGCTTCGTGTTTAGTTTTCGATCAATAGCCTTGTTCTTTGGTGGAATGTAGATTCAGATGCGATACATCTGATGGACAATTGGAACATTTTTTCCGAACAATCCCACTGCTGTACTTTCAGATTTTGTGTCTTGATTACTAGCTGATGGTTTAAATGTGTTTGTTCCGGGGGTAACCACTTTGAGGAGTGCTGCCCTCGAGTAGTATATGCTCCAGGGGGTAACCACATTGAGGAGTGCTGCCCTCGAGTAGTACATGATCCAGGGGGTAGTCTTTACATTGTTCCCAGGCTGGTTTAGCCTCCTGAAAAGgacaaaccaaaaaaaaaaaaatcttacttcGATGTCATTGAAAACATTGTGGGTAACAAATAGAGCTTTCTCCAGCCTAGATgctcatcgctgttttctcatcTTCCTCTGTTTTCTTTATTGCAGGTCACTTGtgtgaaattttaattttttgttgGGGGAGTGGTGCTTCATACTTCCATATAAACTTGCAAAAATATGATTTAGAGTCAACCCTACCTCTTAAAAAACATAAGACAAACTCCTCTTTTAATTTCCTAGTTCCGTCAGAGTCCTGTTTAGGAAGTTTAATGAGGCAAAATCTCTCTCAAAATGGAAGCAACATAGAATGAGAGGGGATCAAAGGAGGTAAATGCACTTAAATTGTTTCTCTGGAAATGTAATATGTTTTGTGAAAGCATATATGGCTCGGGATAATAAATTGATTAATGAGGTGCAAAGCACAGGtacatatataggcaaggaaTCCTAGGATATGGCTTATTGAAACAGAACCAATTGGGAGTCTTTGTCTAATACAGTCAGTACCTAATCAACTATCCTACCCCTTATGGGACACACACAGCATGTGCAGCAATAGACCCAAGGCCAAAAGGGCCTGCCAAACCCCCTCTGCTAACATTTTGTCTTTGTTGTTTCAGCTCAAATGGCAGAAGCAGTACTCCTTGCTGTCACAAAGATTGGTTCTGTTTTGGCAGATGAAGCCTCTACAGCCATTCTAAATAAGTTGTCTGAAAAAGTTAATAATCTGAAGGAACTGCCGGGGAAGATCAAGCAGATAGGGATGCAACTTAAGATCATGAGCAATCTGATATGGCAGATTGGCACAGTCTACCTCACAGACGAAGTTGTCAAGAGTTGGATTGGGGAGGTCCGTAATGTGGCTTACCATGTTGAGGATGTGATGGACAGATATTCATATCATGCTCTTCAAATGGAAGAAGAAGGGTTCCTGAAGAAGTTCTTCATCAAGGGAACCCATTATGTCAGTGTTTTCAGTTCAATTGCAGATGAGGTTTGTGAGATCGAGAAGGAGATTCAGCAAGTTATAAAGATGAAAGATCAGTGGTTGCAACACGCCCAGCTTGTTCCTAACCAATTGGTGGAGATGGAAAGGCAGCAGTCCCAAGGTTGGTTTCCGGAATTTGTCAAAGATGAAGACCTAGTGGGAATTGAGGAAAACAAGAGATGGCTGACTGGATGGTTGTATTCTGAAGAACCAAACAGTTCCGTGATAACAATTTCTGGTATGGGTGGGTTGGGAAAATCTACTCTGGTCACAAATGTTTATGAACGTGAAAAGGTCAACTTCCCTGCACATGCGTGGATTGTTGTGTCACAGATCTATTCTGTTGATGCTCTGTTGAGGAATCTACTTAGGAAGATCGGTACAGTGGGACCACCAACACCAACAGGGATTGACAAAATGGATGTGCATGACTTGaaagaagaaataaagaaaCAACTCCAACATAGAAAATGTTTGATTGTATTAGATGATGTCTGGGAGCAACAGGTATACTTCCAAATACATGATGCTTTTCAGAATCTTCAAGCAAGTATAATTGTTATTACGACACGGAAGGACCATGTTGGAGCTCTTGCTTCTTCCAACTGTCACCTGGAACTTCAACCATTGGCTAGACATGATGCATTTGAACTCTTCTGCAGAAGGGCTTTTTACAACAAGAAGGGCCATGAGTGCCCCATGGAGTTCAAGGAAATGGCCACTTCTATAGTGGATAGGTGTCATGGCCTTCCTCTAGCAATTGTTACTATAGGCAGCTTGTTGTCATCAAGACCACAAATAGAAACATGGAAACATACATACAATCAGCTTCAGAGTGAGTTATCAAAAAGTGATCATGTCCgggcaattttaaatttaagcTACCATGACCTGTCAGGAGACCTTAGGAACTGCTTCTTATACTGCAGCTTGTTTCCTGAAGACTACGCCATGTCACGGGAAAGCCTTGTGCGGATGTGGGTTGCAGAAGGCTTTGTTCTTGGCAAAGGAAAGAACACACCAGAGGATgtggctgagggaaatctcatGGAATTGATCCACCGTAATATGCTAGAAGCTTTTGAGTATGATGAGCTCGGCAGGGTCAACACCTGTAAGATGCATGATATTATGCGAGAATTGGCACTTTCTGTTGCCAAAGAAGAAAAGTTTGGTTCTGCAAATGATTATGGTGAAATGATACAGATGGATAAAGATGTTCGCCGCTTGTCATTATGTGGATGGAAAGCCAACACTCCACTCAAAGTAAAATATCCACGTCTTCGGACCCTTGTGGCTCATGGAATGATTTCATCCTCTACCATGTTATCCTCAATTTTGACTGAATCGAGCCACTTGACTGTTCTAGAGCTGCAAGATTCTGATATCAATGAGGTGCCAGCATTTGTAGGGAATCTCTTTAATCTACGGTATATCGGGTTAAGACGCACCAATGTCAAGTCACTCCCAGAATCCATTGAGAAGCTTTCTAACCTCCACACTCTGGACATCAAGCAGACCCAGATAGAGAAGCTTCCTCGAGGCATTGTTAAGATCAAGAAGCTGCGGCACCTTTTGGCTGACAGATTTGCTGATGAGAAGCAGTCAGAATTCAGATATTTCATCGGAGTGGAAGCACCTAAAGGGCTGTTGAATTTGGAAGAACTACAGACTCTTGAGACAGTGCAAGCAAGCAAAGACTTGGCTGAGCAGCTAAAGAAATTGATGCAGCTTAGAAGCATATGGATCGACAGTATAACTGCTGCTGATTGTGCAAACCTTTTTGCGACCCTGTCGACGATGCCACTTCTTTCCAGCCTGCTTATCTCTGCAAGAGATGTGAATGAGACACTTTGCCTCCAAGCCCTTGATCCGATTTCCACAAATCTCCACAGGCTAATTGTAAGGGGGCAGTGGGCTGCTGGGACATTGGAGTATCCAATATTTCGTAACCATGGGGAACGTCTCAAATATCTAGCACTAAGCTGGTGTCAGCTTGGAGAAGATCCATTGGAGGTGCTTGCTCCACACGTGCCAAACCTCACCTATTTGAGTCTTAACAGGGTAAAGAGTGCAAACACTTTGGTTCTTTCTGCAAAGTGCTTTCCACACCTGAAGACCCTTGTCTTGAAGCGAATGCCTGATGTCAAGCAGCTCGAGATTGGAGATGGCGCTCTTCCATGCATCGAAGGATTGTACATCATGTCACTGGCGCAACTGAATAAGGTCCCTCAAGGCATTGAATCCCTACTGTCCCTGAGGAAGCTCTGGCTGCTGAACCTGCATAGCGACTTCAGAAGTCAATGGTGCAAGAATGGAATGCACCAGAAGATGCCACATGTTCCAGATATTCGCATCTAGGAGGTAACGATGGTTCTGTCTTTAGTATGCTTGTAAGGTGTGTGTGCGCATAACTACGTTTGTTAAGCTTTTAATCCCTTTTTCTTCGAATATAAGTCATTAATTGTTGACACTGCTACATTTATATCAGGATTGTACTTGGGGACTGTAACACAACTAGTCTTGAAACGTTGGCTTCATTCCTCCAATAGACCCCTGTCTGTGTTTTTCTCGTTCAATAACATTCCCCTTTTTCACTTGACTTCTCTTTCAAATAATGTTATAATCAAATTTGCATCTACATGTCTTTAGATATATTTTTGGACATAGTGTAGATTCCCGCATTATATCAGGTCTGACAGACCAAAAAGTATGACAATTCATGTGAAAGGGAGATCATTAATTAGGATGGTGGCATGGTGCAAAATATTGGATACGCGGTGTCCTCTTTATATGTAGGGAAAGCTGCATAACATGGTCTAGCTTATTGGAATAAGATGCTTGATCTGCCACACACCATGTTGATATCAGACAAAATCAATATGTTTTGTTGTAGATCTCTGGGAACTACTTTACAATTGCTCCACGCTACTAGAACCAACATGTTTTGTACATCAATAGTAATATCAAGTTGAGGATCTTTTTCGCTGACCGCAAACTTATGTCATGTATGATGCAAGTGTATTTTTGGTGTAATTGTGCATTTTGCATCCTGAAGGAACCTATAGAATGCAGTCTTGCCAAAGTCGTTTTGTAATCagtttttctttgtttgatTTCCTGGTGTGGTgcgggggggggcggggggggggggggggggggggggtccatcTTCTGAGCGCCATTGCTACACCTTCCTTTGCCTCCAAATGGAAAACATGCTCAGGCACTATTGTAAAAAGTTTCTCGGACAATTCAAGTGCAGCAACTGCTGCCACCACAGTACCCGGACACGCTGCCGTATCTGACTACCTAAGCAGTACGATGCAGATGCTCTGTTTCATAACAACAATAGAACACGGTTGAAGCCAGCAATCCGTGCCATTTTTCTGCAGCGACTCATGATCCTGTAACTGAGGATATCATCGGCAGGAAAAAAAAATGCCCCAACCAAATAgcacttttttttcttctttctgatAAGAACCAAACAGAGCATCTTGGGCTTCTCCTCCCCGGCCCGACGCGATCCCACACACCGCAGCGTTGCCACTCCCTTGTCCTGGTGAtggcccccgccgccgagccgctgaCCCTACGGTCGAAGAGCGCGAAGTCGCCGGCGTACCTACCTCTCGGCTCCCTCCGGTGAAGCTCGATTTCCTTCCGAACTCAGGTGTTCGCCCCCCTCGAATCTCTCCGGGAGTGTTTATG
The genomic region above belongs to Panicum virgatum strain AP13 chromosome 8N, P.virgatum_v5, whole genome shotgun sequence and contains:
- the LOC120685435 gene encoding disease resistance protein RPM1-like isoform X2, encoding MAEAVLLAVTKIGSVLADEASTAILNKLSEKVNNLKELPGKIKQIGMQLKIMSNLIWQIGTVYLTDEVVKSWIGEVRNVAYHVEDVMDRYSYHALQMEEEGFLKKFFIKGTHYVSVFSSIADEVCEIEKEIQQVIKMKDQWLQHAQLVPNQLVEMERQQSQGWFPEFVKDEDLVGIEENKRWLTGWLYSEEPNSSVITISGMGGLGKSTLVTNVYEREKVNFPAHAWIVVSQIYSVDALLRNLLRKIGTVGPPTPTGIDKMDVHDLKEEIKKQLQHRKCLIVLDDVWEQQVYFQIHDAFQNLQASIIVITTRKDHVGALASSNCHLELQPLARHDAFELFCRRAFYNKKGHECPMEFKEMATSIVDRCHGLPLAIVTIGSLLSSRPQIETWKHTYNQLQSELSKSDHVRAILNLSYHDLSGDLRNCFLYCSLFPEDYAMSRESLVRMWVAEGFVLGKGKNTPEDVAEGNLMELIHRNMLEAFEYDELGRVNTCKMHDIMRELALSVAKEEKFGSANDYGEMIQMDKDVRRLSLCGWKANTPLKVKYPRLRTLVAHGMISSSTMLSSILTESSHLTVLELQDSDINEVPAFVGNLFNLRYIGLRRTNVKSLPESIEKLSNLHTLDIKQTQIEKLPRGIVKIKKLRHLLADRFADEKQSEFRYFIGVEAPKGLLNLEELQTLETVQASKDLAEQLKKLMQLRSIWIDSITAADCANLFATLSTMPLLSSLLISARDVNETLCLQALDPISTNLHRLIVRGQWAAGTLEYPIFRNHGERLKYLALSWCQLGEDPLEVLAPHVPNLTYLSLNRLEIGDGALPCIEGLYIMSLAQLNKVPQGIESLLSLRKLWLLNLHSDFRSQWCKNGMHQKMPHVPDIRI
- the LOC120685435 gene encoding disease resistance protein RPM1-like isoform X1; this translates as MAEAVLLAVTKIGSVLADEASTAILNKLSEKVNNLKELPGKIKQIGMQLKIMSNLIWQIGTVYLTDEVVKSWIGEVRNVAYHVEDVMDRYSYHALQMEEEGFLKKFFIKGTHYVSVFSSIADEVCEIEKEIQQVIKMKDQWLQHAQLVPNQLVEMERQQSQGWFPEFVKDEDLVGIEENKRWLTGWLYSEEPNSSVITISGMGGLGKSTLVTNVYEREKVNFPAHAWIVVSQIYSVDALLRNLLRKIGTVGPPTPTGIDKMDVHDLKEEIKKQLQHRKCLIVLDDVWEQQVYFQIHDAFQNLQASIIVITTRKDHVGALASSNCHLELQPLARHDAFELFCRRAFYNKKGHECPMEFKEMATSIVDRCHGLPLAIVTIGSLLSSRPQIETWKHTYNQLQSELSKSDHVRAILNLSYHDLSGDLRNCFLYCSLFPEDYAMSRESLVRMWVAEGFVLGKGKNTPEDVAEGNLMELIHRNMLEAFEYDELGRVNTCKMHDIMRELALSVAKEEKFGSANDYGEMIQMDKDVRRLSLCGWKANTPLKVKYPRLRTLVAHGMISSSTMLSSILTESSHLTVLELQDSDINEVPAFVGNLFNLRYIGLRRTNVKSLPESIEKLSNLHTLDIKQTQIEKLPRGIVKIKKLRHLLADRFADEKQSEFRYFIGVEAPKGLLNLEELQTLETVQASKDLAEQLKKLMQLRSIWIDSITAADCANLFATLSTMPLLSSLLISARDVNETLCLQALDPISTNLHRLIVRGQWAAGTLEYPIFRNHGERLKYLALSWCQLGEDPLEVLAPHVPNLTYLSLNRVKSANTLVLSAKCFPHLKTLVLKRMPDVKQLEIGDGALPCIEGLYIMSLAQLNKVPQGIESLLSLRKLWLLNLHSDFRSQWCKNGMHQKMPHVPDIRI